From one Pseudanabaena sp. FACHB-2040 genomic stretch:
- a CDS encoding glycosyltransferase family 4 protein gives MNILLALHYDLGPNAGAAGSTYNLGHYYRKLGHQVYFYSTSDQPRRMISGKLRRATFSIFLARHISSLLAKVPIDVIDASTGDAWIWGQFLRKQNSQHPLLVTRSHGLEHLEHMARLDEVKKGNLKLSWKYPLYYGGFKLWEEAASFRCADLAFALNQEEANYITNGFGLDRAQVYVFPNGIPESFLNRPFSPLPTEESVPIRIAQIGTYIARKGIQYAKPAINHILKRHPNVEFTFLGTQCPECPTAEQVYQDFEPDLHERIRVIPRYDHDQLPELLEGHHIKLFPTISEGFGKALIEAMACGLAPVTSAASGPLEIVKDGHDGLVVPIADSQAIEQALEKLICDRTFLEQLRKNAYLSAQEYSWEKIARRRTEAYEKALATTTAGS, from the coding sequence ATGAACATTCTGTTAGCGCTTCATTACGATTTAGGCCCCAATGCAGGGGCTGCTGGCAGTACTTACAATTTGGGCCATTACTATCGGAAGTTGGGGCATCAGGTCTATTTCTACTCAACCAGTGATCAGCCTCGGAGAATGATCTCTGGTAAGCTAAGACGGGCAACTTTTTCAATATTTCTTGCCCGGCATATCTCTTCACTGTTGGCAAAAGTTCCCATTGATGTCATTGATGCCTCAACTGGGGATGCTTGGATTTGGGGCCAATTTCTACGTAAGCAAAACTCGCAACACCCTTTGCTTGTTACTCGTAGCCACGGCTTAGAGCATCTAGAACACATGGCTCGCTTAGATGAGGTCAAGAAAGGCAATCTTAAATTGAGCTGGAAATATCCGCTGTACTACGGTGGCTTTAAGCTTTGGGAAGAGGCTGCCTCTTTTCGCTGTGCTGATTTGGCTTTTGCACTTAACCAGGAAGAAGCCAACTACATCACTAACGGGTTTGGACTCGATCGTGCCCAGGTTTATGTTTTTCCTAACGGCATTCCTGAATCATTTCTCAATCGACCCTTCTCCCCGCTACCAACGGAAGAATCAGTGCCGATTCGAATTGCTCAAATCGGCACCTACATTGCCAGGAAAGGGATTCAATATGCTAAGCCTGCTATTAACCACATACTCAAACGCCATCCCAATGTTGAGTTTACCTTTCTCGGCACTCAATGCCCGGAATGTCCGACGGCAGAGCAGGTCTATCAAGACTTTGAGCCTGATCTGCATGAGCGCATTCGGGTAATCCCTCGGTATGACCACGACCAACTCCCTGAACTGCTCGAAGGACACCATATCAAGCTCTTTCCGACAATTTCTGAGGGTTTTGGCAAAGCTCTGATTGAAGCCATGGCCTGTGGGTTAGCGCCGGTAACTAGTGCCGCATCAGGTCCCCTAGAGATCGTAAAGGATGGTCACGACGGCCTTGTTGTCCCCATTGCAGATAGCCAGGCGATCGAGCAGGCGCTAGAGAAGCTGATTTGCGATCGCACTTTCCTAGAGCAGCTCCGTAAAAATGCTTACCTCAGTGCTCAAGAATATAGCTGGGAAAAAATCGCCCGCAGAAGAACTGAAGCCTACGAGAA
- a CDS encoding glycosyltransferase, producing the protein MKIAFLVGNFPSLSETFVLNQITGLIDLGHEIDIYATRPFNLEAVHRDVEKYDLLSRTFYYPVLPSNYWLRIIKGIGILLTWGVRYPFIWKTLNFFQFQRYASSFRFLYQTVPFLKQRLPKYDFILCHFGHVGKKGNCLRKIGAVQGKLGTVFHGWDLTEYIQEEGKQVYDELFSEGDLFLPISNRWKNLLVDLGCPKDKTFVHRMGIDCEQFKFKPHQPNSSETIHIATVARLTEKKGIEYGIRAAAKIKQAYPNFSYTIVGDGPLKADLESLIQQLHVENVVKLLGWKQRDDVIAILNRAVFLLAPSVTARNGDQEGIPVAIMEAMAMGLVVVSTQHSGIPELVVDKVSGFLAAERDADALAELVICLIQQPELCREISQRGRTQVEENYDIQQLNLRLSKLLEEAVASPQKRNPTIAVGNSLRAI; encoded by the coding sequence ATGAAAATCGCCTTTCTAGTTGGCAACTTTCCATCTCTATCTGAAACTTTTGTTCTGAACCAAATTACAGGTTTGATAGATCTGGGTCATGAAATAGATATCTACGCTACAAGGCCCTTCAACCTTGAAGCGGTTCATAGGGACGTCGAAAAATACGATTTACTGAGTCGTACTTTCTACTATCCGGTTTTGCCTTCAAACTATTGGCTACGGATTATCAAAGGGATTGGCATCTTGTTAACTTGGGGAGTTCGATATCCCTTTATTTGGAAAACCCTCAATTTCTTCCAGTTTCAGCGATACGCTTCATCCTTCAGATTCTTGTATCAAACAGTTCCTTTTCTTAAGCAAAGGTTGCCCAAGTACGACTTTATTCTTTGCCATTTCGGCCATGTTGGCAAAAAGGGAAACTGCCTCAGAAAAATAGGGGCCGTTCAGGGCAAGTTGGGCACCGTTTTTCATGGCTGGGATCTGACTGAGTACATCCAGGAAGAAGGAAAGCAGGTCTATGATGAGCTTTTTTCTGAAGGCGATCTGTTTTTGCCTATTAGCAATCGTTGGAAAAATCTTCTCGTTGATTTAGGCTGCCCAAAGGACAAAACTTTTGTCCATCGCATGGGAATTGATTGCGAGCAGTTCAAATTTAAGCCACACCAGCCCAACTCCTCTGAAACTATTCACATTGCCACTGTTGCTCGTCTCACAGAAAAAAAGGGTATCGAATACGGTATCAGGGCAGCCGCCAAGATTAAGCAGGCTTACCCAAACTTTAGTTACACCATTGTGGGTGACGGTCCACTCAAAGCAGACTTAGAGAGCCTAATTCAACAGCTGCATGTTGAGAATGTCGTTAAGCTGTTGGGGTGGAAGCAGCGTGATGATGTAATCGCTATTTTGAACCGAGCAGTTTTTCTCTTAGCTCCCAGTGTTACAGCCCGTAATGGAGATCAGGAAGGTATTCCGGTTGCCATTATGGAGGCGATGGCAATGGGCTTGGTTGTAGTCAGTACTCAGCACAGCGGCATTCCGGAATTGGTGGTGGACAAGGTTTCCGGCTTTTTGGCTGCAGAGCGAGATGCCGATGCACTGGCAGAGTTAGTGATTTGCCTTATCCAGCAACCCGAACTTTGTAGAGAGATCAGCCAAAGAGGACGAACACAGGTCGAGGAAAATTATGACATCCAGCAATTAAACCTTCGGTTATCCAAACTCCTTGAGGAGGCTGTTGCATCTCCTCAGAAGAGGAATCCCACAATAGCTGTTGGGAATAGCTTAAGGGCTATCTGA